The stretch of DNA GAGAAGTGGGGTATAGAACACGAGTGGACACGCATAGACCATATCCACGACACCCAAACGGGTAAAAGCTATGAGGCACGTGCTGGTATCCAGAGGGTACTTAGCCTAGTGGACTCAGGGAGAGTCACGGACGTTATCTGCTATAGCGTGGATCGGACAGGTAGAGAGGCTATGGTCATCCAAAGCTTCTTTAGGGACGTGTATTTGCGTGGTGGAAGAATTACCATCATCACTAAAGGTAAGACCTACAAAAGCTTTAACGAGATCAAAAAAGACACACTGTTCGATGTAGCAGTAGCAGAGTGGGAAAGAAGCACCATCGTAGATCGGATGCAAGAAGGCAAGATGTACGCTTTTCTAGAACTAGGAAGCTTTATCTTCGCCCCGCCGTATGGTTACAACATCAGAAGTAAGCGTGTAGAACACGGTAACCAAAAACTCAAGTTTAACTACCTAGATATAAACGAGTATGAAGCGGCTAAAGTACGGCTAATACTCGATAAATACATAGAAACTAGATCTATCATGCAAACTGTGCAGTTGGTAAACAAAGAGGGTATTAAGACCAAGCGTAATGGCGTATTCACTGCTATACAGCTTAAGGACATGCTGCTAAGAGTGGACATGTACGCGGGTAGACCAAGAGAGGAGGTCTATCAGGGTGTGACTCGATACACCACTAGCCCAGCAATCATCACAGGGGTAGTAGCAGACACAGTGAAGGAACTGCTTGCTGTGACTCCCAAGAAGGTGAGAGGGTCAGACCTAGAGATACAGCCGTTCTACAGGCTGATTACCTGTGCTTGCTGTGGGAGTCATGCCAGCGGTAGCGCGGGCTGGAAGCGGGAGAGGAAAGGCACGTATGGCCTTACCTGCGCATCACTCAGGAAGCAGAGGAATGAGGTCAACTTCTTAGGCAAAGTGGTAGACAAAGGGACTGCTTGTCTGTCTCAGATAGCCTTAAACCACTTTATCAGGGCGCTGAAGCAGTTCCTCGTCAACGTAGACATAGAGAACATAGAGACACAGTTTGAATATGAGGTGTCAAAGCAGATCGCACAGCTTAGGCGGATACAGGCTGCTGTATCTAAGGGTGTAGCTAGGCGTGATGAACTCAAGGTGAAGCAGTCTAAGCTAGTCGATGCAACCATCAAGCTTGCTGGTAATGATGAATTTGCTGTGCTGGTAGGTGCTTACTCCGAAGCCCTGAAAGAGATACAGCGTGAGTTGGCACAGATAGACCTTGACGTTAAAGCTGGTGAAGCTGACCTAGCCACGAAATTTAGGGTGTTTGAGTCTCTAGATATTTCGCTGGATGAACTCAACAAGCATGTGACTCAGCCTGTGGTGACTAACCTCAGCCTGTCTGACTTATCGCCTGAGAAGCTAAAAGCGTATGGCGATAGATTTAAGCCAGAGGGAAGCTTGATACAGGAACTCAAGCAGGCAGAGGCAGTGCAGCTACATGCGGCATTTATCAGCAAGCAAGCAGAGGGGATCAAGGCCACTTTAGCCAAGCTATCTGAAGACCTGGAAGCGGATAACTACGATGGGGTAAACCGCACCATGCACAAGCTAGGGCTACGGTTCATGGCTGACTTCTCCGATAGACAGCAAAATACCCGGACAGCATCTATCCGGGTAATGGTGGACTTTGAACCGATTGAGAAGCTTCTAGCCCCTACTGGTGTTAGCGGCTGCTGGACAGTCTCAACAAAAACAGGAACATATTGATGAAGTTGAGGTACAGCGAGAGCGCCCCGTTGATGGCAGCCCGCTCGGCCATTTCGCCCGTAACGCCGCTGAGGGCCATCTTGCGCAGCATTTGCGTGTCGTAGGCGGTGAGGCCCGCGAACAGCAACACACCCACAACGCTGATGATCAGGCTCAGGGTGCTGCTAATGAAGAAGATGTTGATGATCATGGCGATGAACAGGCCGATGATGGCGAACATGAAAAAGCGGCCCATCGCGCTGAGGTCACGTTTGATGGTGAAGCCGATGATGCTCATGACTGCGAAGGTTCCGGCGGTGGTGGCAAAGGCATTGATGACGGCGGCGGGGCTATAGGCGAACAGCAGGGCGCTGAAGGTCAGGCCGGTCAGGACGGCGTACACCATGAACAGCACGCCAGCAAGGGCACTGCTCATGCGCTGCACTAAGCCCGCCAGCACGAAGACCAGGGCCAATTGTGCCAGCATCAGCGGCAGGCGCAGGCCCATGACCTGCATGGCCAGCGTTTCATTCTGGGCCGTGAAATAGGCGACTCCGGCGGTCAGGGCAAGTCCGGCAGTCATCCACGAGTACGTCCTGGCCATAAAGGTTCGGACAACATTTTCCGTTTGTACATTGGTGGTTGGATAGGATTGCATACGCCTTAAGATACGACCTTTATTCCAGAAAAGTTCCCAAAATGCGTGAAGCGGCCTTGAGTCTGACCGGGCAGTTTGTCCTTGCGTTCTGGGCTGGAAGATTTGGGCCAGACGCTCTGAGTCCCTCAACCTTCGTTGTCTGAGGCTGGTGGGCTACAGTCAGGCATGACGATCAATACCGAAGCCGACCTGCAAGGGATGCAGCGTGCAGGACGCGTGGTTGCCGAAACGCTCCGGACACTGAAGGCGGCCATCTGTCCCGGCGTGACCCCCGCCGAACTTGACGCCCTTGCTGGGCAAGTGTTCCAGCAGCATGGGGCCAAATCCGCCCCACGCATGACCTACAACGCCCCCGTCAACGTGTTCATCAGCGTCAACGACGACATTGTGCATGGGCTGCCGACCCAGCGCCCGCTGGCGGCGGGCGACGTGGTGAGCATCGATGTCACGCCGTTTGTAGATGGCTATATTGCCGACGCTGCGGTTACGGTGGCGGTGCCCCCCGCCTCACCAGTGGTCATGCGCCTGATCGAATGTACAGAGGCTGCGTTTCAGGCTGGGATAGCGGCGGCCAGAGCGGGGCGGCCCGTACATGCGATTGGTCAGGCCGTCGAGCACGAGGTCAACCGCCGGGGCTTTACCGTTCTGAGGGAACTGTTCGGGCATGGCGTTGGCCGCGCCATTCATGAGGAACCCAATGTGCCGAACTATTACCGTCCGAGGGACAGAATGAAGCTGCACGAGGGCTTGGTCATCGCCGTAGAACCGATGGTGTCCACCGGGCGCTCACACCGCGTCCGAACCTTGCGCGACGGCTGGACGCTGAGCACCACCGATGGCGGTCTGGCCGCTCACTTTGAACATACCGTCATGATCACCAAGGGCCAGCCCCTGATTCTGACCGCCTGATTTGTTTTTCCCGCTCAGCGCCGCACCAGTAGAGCCAGCGGGAAGTCTTCCAGTACTTTTCCCAGCGCCACCTTGTCGCCGCGCACCCGCACGGTTTGCCCGGTCAGCAGGTTGTCGTAGGTGCCGGGGCGAGGCATGGAGAGTTGGCGGTTGCCCCAGGCTTCTCCCACGGCCCACGGCGTTTTCTCGCGGGTCAGGCTGAGGCTCAGGCGGGGGGCGACGGTGACGGCCACGCGCCCCTTATCCACCCCAGTCGAATCAACAGCGGCCCGCGCAAAGGCCAGCAGGTATTTCCCGGCCTCTATCGGGCGGTAGGTGCCGTGTTGAAACAGGTCGGGATGCTGGGTTCGGGCCTGTAACCCTGCCCAGGTGACCAGCAGTTTCACTCCACCATCAGCGTAGTTGTCCAGCAACTCCGAGGCCAGTTTCAGGCCGTCCGAGCCGTGCCGTTTTTCTATTCGGCCCATCAGGCGGCCCAGACGGGCATAGTCCACCGGGCGGCGGTTGTCAGGGTCAACCAGACTCTGGTTCCAGCCCTCCGTGCCCTGATAGGTATCGGGCACGCCAGGCGCGGTCAGGCGCACCAGCGCGGCGCTCAGTCCGTTCTGGGCACCGTAGGGGCTGATGCGGGCATGCAGTTCTTGCAACCGTTCCGTGTAGCGTTCATTCGCCAGCAGGCCGCGTACCATGTCTTCCAGCGCCGTTTCATATTCCTCGTTGGGGCTGGCCCAACTGGTTCGCAGCTTGGCCTCCCGCGCCGCTTTGGTCATGTACGCCACGATCCGGTCTGGAAAATCGGCCAGTTGGCCGTCCAGCGGATAGGCTCCCAGGATGGTTTGCAGCAGGGTGTAGGTGTCGGGCGCATTGGGGGCGCGGCCCAGATCCAGGTCAGTTTCCAGCGTCCGCAGGAGCGGCGACCACTCGCTCAGGTGCGCCGCCCACGTCTGCGGCATCTCCGAAATCACGCTGATGCGGGCGCGGGTGTCTTCGCCACGCTTGGTATCGTGGGTGCTGAGGGCCAGCATCGCGGCGGGCCAGTGTTCGGCCCGGTCTTTGGCTGCCGAATGAAAAGCGCGGGGCGGCGTGCCGAACAGGGCCGGGTCGCCGCCCACCTCGTTCAGAGACAGCAGGCGCGGGTAGCGGTAGAAGGCGGTGTCTTCAGCCCCTTTGGCCGTCACCGGGCCAGTGAGCTGCTGAAACCGCAGGGCAAAGTCGGCATACGCTTCGCGGGTGGCCTCATCCGGCGCGTCCAGCGTCAGCACGGCCCGCAGGAAGTCGAACACGCTGGCATCCACCGCCCCGCCGCCCTGCCGGGTATGGGCTTTGGCGTCGCGGATGGCGTGGTCAATTTTGGCATTGTCGCCGGGTTCGCGTTCGCCGCCCGCCCGCACATAGGTTCGGTACACTGGGAAGGTGGCGATCACTTCGCGAATAGCGTCACGCAGGGCGCTGAGCGTGAAGTCGCGGTATCGCAGATCGGCTTCGGCCAACAGTGCCAGATGCTCGGTCAGCACGTTCACTTCTCCGGGCAACGACACGCGCTGGATCAGGTGTTTACCCCGGTACAGGTGATCGCCGTAAGAGTCGCGGTCTCCGGTGAAGCGGCGGTAGATGGCGCTCAGTTCCTCGGCGTTGGCTCCTTCCACGAACACGCCGCCCAACTGGGCCAGAAAGTCGTAACCGCTGGTGCCGTGTACCGCCCACGCTTCGGGCAGCCGCTCGCCGGGTTCCAGGATTTTCTCCGCCACGACATAGAGCGGGAGGGTTGATTCGTCCTCTGGCACGCCCAATGCCCGCGCTGCGCCCATCTGGAGCGCCCGGAAATAGCCCGCCGGGTCGAACAGGCCGTCGGTGTGATCGAGCCGCACACCCGTAAATACGCCGTCGGCAATCAGTTCAAACAGCTTGGCGTGCGCCCAGTCGAACACGCGGGGGTCTTCCATCCTCAGCGCCGCCAGATCGTTGATGTCGAAGAAGCGGCGGTAATTGATCTGCTCGGAGGCCACGCGCCAGTTGGCAAGGCGGTAGTTCTGCTCCTGCATCAGCCTATCTAAGCGCTCTGGTTCGGCGTTCACTTCCTGCACGGCGGCGTCCAGCACCTTCCGCACGGTGCCAGACGCTTCGGCCAGCGCGGCCAGTCGCCGTTCCATCACCTCCACTTCTTGGGCGCGGCCCACCCGGTCTTCGTCGGTGAGGGCAGCATCGGTAGAGCGCGGCAGGTTGGACACGCTGCGGGCAATACTCGCCAGTTCGCCGCGAATGGCAGGGGCGGTGGTGGCGGGTAGATGCTCGGTTACGCGCTCCAGCAGGGCGGCCAAGCTGCGCGGTGACATGGGCAGGCGTCGCTCGTAATACCGAAAATGAAAGCGCCCGCCGTCGCGCTCCAGCCGCAGTTCCCGGCGTTCCAGCACCCGCCCGTAGGCGTCGCCCAGCACGGGCAGCAACACCTTGCCCTCCAGCGCCCTTTTCAGGGGTGACCAGGAAATATCGAAAAAGTGCCCGTAGCGGCTGGCCTGCCCGTGCGCCAGCACATCTTCCCAGTAACGGTTGTGGCCGCCCTGAATGCCCATGTGGTTGGGCACAAAGTCCACCACCACGCCCATACCCAGCGCCCGCGCCGCCGCTGACAGCTTGCGCAGGCCCGCCTCGCCGCCCAGTTCCGGGTTGATGCTGGCATGATCGGTCACGTCGTAGCCGTGCGTGCTGCCGGGCGCACTCGTCCACACGGGCGACAGATACACGTCGGTAATGCCCAGCCGCGCAAGGTAGGGGAGAACCCGCCGCGCCGCCGCAAAACCGAAGCCAGGGTGCAGTTGCAGGCGGTAGGTGGAAGAAGGGATGTGAGGGGTGGCCTGTGCGGTGTGAGACTCCTGGGCTTCGGCTTCTGGCAGGGTTTGGGTCATGCCTGCCCGCCCAGCAGCACGGCCTCACCGGGCCGCAGGGCCGCAGCATCCGAGGGGTCAAACTTACTGCGGCCCTCGCTGTGGCGAATCACTTCGGCAGGCAGGTTCAGATTCAGTGTTGCCAAATCCGCTTCCTCCCGCCCCGTGTTCCAGAGCAGCAGGCGCGTTCCGGCGTCGGTCTGGTGGCGCACCCACACCACATCGCCCTCATTTCCAGCCTGAATATTTCGGCGCAAACGCTGACGCAGCACTGGGTCTTCCCGCCGCAGCCACAGCAGGTCACGGTACAGCGCCAGCGTGCGGGCGTGTTCGCCTTCCTGCGCCTCCTGCCAGTTCAGCTTGGCCTTCAGGTGGGTGCCTTTGGCCTGCGGATCCAGAATCTCCTGACTGGAAAACGACTCGAAGGTGCCAAATTCACGCTTCCGGCCTTCCGACACCGCCGCGCCCAGTTCGCCGTGATGGTCACTGAAAAAGGGGAACGGCGCACTGGACGCCCACTCCTGTCCCTGAAACAGCAGCGGCGTCATGGGCAGTGTCAGGAGCAGCATGGAGGCCCCCCGGAACGCCCCGTCCGACACGCGGTCAAGGTGATGCACTCGGTCACCAATGGCGCGGTTGCCCACCTGATCGTGGTTCTGAATGAAATACACAAAATTGGATGCATCAAGGGCGTCGGCTTTCTTTCCGCGCGGCCTGTTTTCCTCAGCCCAGTACTGGCCCTCGAAGACCCATCCCCGGTTGATCACATGTGCCAGCGCCGCTGCCCCGCCCCGGTACGCCGAGTAGTAGCCGTCCTGATCGCCCGTGAGGGTCACGCGTACCTCATGGTGGAAATCGTCTACCCAGATGCCGTCCAGGTGGTACTCGGTGACCAGTTCGGGCAGGTTGCGGTAATCCTCGGCCAGCAGCAGGTGCGTGCCGCCCAGCTTGTGTACCTCCTGCGCCAGCTCCTGCAAAATATGCACTTCCGAGTCGTCCTGCATGGCCTGGGTGGCGTCCAGTCTCAGGCCGTCAAAGTGGTAATCGCGCAGCCACATGCGGGCATTCCCGGTGATGTAGCGGCGCATATGTACCTCGGCGTAATCCAATCCCGCTCCCCAGGGACTGGAAAACCGATCCGTAAAATAAGACGGTGCGTAGACGGCCAGGTAAGCTCCATCTGGCCCAAAATGGTTATACACCACGTCCAGAATCACAGCCAGGCCCAGCCCGTGCGCGGCGTCTATAAAGGATTTCAGCTCTTCGGGCCGCCCATACGGGGCGTAGGGCGAATACAGAGCTACGCCGTCGTAGCCCCAGCCGCGCTCGCCGGGAAAGGC from Deinococcus sp. QL22 encodes:
- a CDS encoding recombinase family protein; this encodes MVGHPHNLSSFTSAEINSQSRQIEACEKWGIEHEWTRIDHIHDTQTGKSYEARAGIQRVLSLVDSGRVTDVICYSVDRTGREAMVIQSFFRDVYLRGGRITIITKGKTYKSFNEIKKDTLFDVAVAEWERSTIVDRMQEGKMYAFLELGSFIFAPPYGYNIRSKRVEHGNQKLKFNYLDINEYEAAKVRLILDKYIETRSIMQTVQLVNKEGIKTKRNGVFTAIQLKDMLLRVDMYAGRPREEVYQGVTRYTTSPAIITGVVADTVKELLAVTPKKVRGSDLEIQPFYRLITCACCGSHASGSAGWKRERKGTYGLTCASLRKQRNEVNFLGKVVDKGTACLSQIALNHFIRALKQFLVNVDIENIETQFEYEVSKQIAQLRRIQAAVSKGVARRDELKVKQSKLVDATIKLAGNDEFAVLVGAYSEALKEIQRELAQIDLDVKAGEADLATKFRVFESLDISLDELNKHVTQPVVTNLSLSDLSPEKLKAYGDRFKPEGSLIQELKQAEAVQLHAAFISKQAEGIKATLAKLSEDLEADNYDGVNRTMHKLGLRFMADFSDRQQNTRTASIRVMVDFEPIEKLLAPTGVSGCWTVSTKTGTY
- a CDS encoding Bax inhibitor-1/YccA family protein; the protein is MTAGLALTAGVAYFTAQNETLAMQVMGLRLPLMLAQLALVFVLAGLVQRMSSALAGVLFMVYAVLTGLTFSALLFAYSPAAVINAFATTAGTFAVMSIIGFTIKRDLSAMGRFFMFAIIGLFIAMIINIFFISSTLSLIISVVGVLLFAGLTAYDTQMLRKMALSGVTGEMAERAAINGALSLYLNFINMFLFLLRLSSSR
- the map gene encoding type I methionyl aminopeptidase, whose translation is MTINTEADLQGMQRAGRVVAETLRTLKAAICPGVTPAELDALAGQVFQQHGAKSAPRMTYNAPVNVFISVNDDIVHGLPTQRPLAAGDVVSIDVTPFVDGYIADAAVTVAVPPASPVVMRLIECTEAAFQAGIAAARAGRPVHAIGQAVEHEVNRRGFTVLRELFGHGVGRAIHEEPNVPNYYRPRDRMKLHEGLVIAVEPMVSTGRSHRVRTLRDGWTLSTTDGGLAAHFEHTVMITKGQPLILTA
- the treY gene encoding malto-oligosyltrehalose synthase; the encoded protein is MTQTLPEAEAQESHTAQATPHIPSSTYRLQLHPGFGFAAARRVLPYLARLGITDVYLSPVWTSAPGSTHGYDVTDHASINPELGGEAGLRKLSAAARALGMGVVVDFVPNHMGIQGGHNRYWEDVLAHGQASRYGHFFDISWSPLKRALEGKVLLPVLGDAYGRVLERRELRLERDGGRFHFRYYERRLPMSPRSLAALLERVTEHLPATTAPAIRGELASIARSVSNLPRSTDAALTDEDRVGRAQEVEVMERRLAALAEASGTVRKVLDAAVQEVNAEPERLDRLMQEQNYRLANWRVASEQINYRRFFDINDLAALRMEDPRVFDWAHAKLFELIADGVFTGVRLDHTDGLFDPAGYFRALQMGAARALGVPEDESTLPLYVVAEKILEPGERLPEAWAVHGTSGYDFLAQLGGVFVEGANAEELSAIYRRFTGDRDSYGDHLYRGKHLIQRVSLPGEVNVLTEHLALLAEADLRYRDFTLSALRDAIREVIATFPVYRTYVRAGGEREPGDNAKIDHAIRDAKAHTRQGGGAVDASVFDFLRAVLTLDAPDEATREAYADFALRFQQLTGPVTAKGAEDTAFYRYPRLLSLNEVGGDPALFGTPPRAFHSAAKDRAEHWPAAMLALSTHDTKRGEDTRARISVISEMPQTWAAHLSEWSPLLRTLETDLDLGRAPNAPDTYTLLQTILGAYPLDGQLADFPDRIVAYMTKAAREAKLRTSWASPNEEYETALEDMVRGLLANERYTERLQELHARISPYGAQNGLSAALVRLTAPGVPDTYQGTEGWNQSLVDPDNRRPVDYARLGRLMGRIEKRHGSDGLKLASELLDNYADGGVKLLVTWAGLQARTQHPDLFQHGTYRPIEAGKYLLAFARAAVDSTGVDKGRVAVTVAPRLSLSLTREKTPWAVGEAWGNRQLSMPRPGTYDNLLTGQTVRVRGDKVALGKVLEDFPLALLVRR
- the treZ gene encoding malto-oligosyltrehalose trehalohydrolase — encoded protein: MTTSDQTQPNSAPNSDSNLNAHLPETAAHASRLGAHPVPGGGTRFRVWTTTAQQVEVRVDGQIYPMPAQGNGFFETELPVGADSRYIFLLDGVPRPDPYAQFLPDGVHGEAEVVNVEEHEWVNTNWRGLKLEDCVFYELHVGTFTPEGTYRAAQERLPYLAELGITAIELMPIAAFPGERGWGYDGVALYSPYAPYGRPEELKSFIDAAHGLGLAVILDVVYNHFGPDGAYLAVYAPSYFTDRFSSPWGAGLDYAEVHMRRYITGNARMWLRDYHFDGLRLDATQAMQDDSEVHILQELAQEVHKLGGTHLLLAEDYRNLPELVTEYHLDGIWVDDFHHEVRVTLTGDQDGYYSAYRGGAAALAHVINRGWVFEGQYWAEENRPRGKKADALDASNFVYFIQNHDQVGNRAIGDRVHHLDRVSDGAFRGASMLLLTLPMTPLLFQGQEWASSAPFPFFSDHHGELGAAVSEGRKREFGTFESFSSQEILDPQAKGTHLKAKLNWQEAQEGEHARTLALYRDLLWLRREDPVLRQRLRRNIQAGNEGDVVWVRHQTDAGTRLLLWNTGREEADLATLNLNLPAEVIRHSEGRSKFDPSDAAALRPGEAVLLGGQA